The following DNA comes from Pelagicoccus enzymogenes.
CGCAGTGGTAAACGTAGAGCCCGGGATTGATGGCTTGAAAAGTGAAGCGAGTCGTCTTCCCCGGCGCCGTGAAGGAGGACGCCGCACCCCCGCCCGGGCCCGTCACCGCATGCAGGTCGATATTGTGCGGCATCTTGCTGGAAGGATGGTTGTTCAAGTGAAACTCCACGAAGTCGCCTTCGCGAACGCGTATAAACATTCCGGGTACTTCTCCCCCGAAGGTCCAAAACGTGTACTCAACCCCATCCGCCAATCGAGCGTTTAGCTCCAGCGTTTCGAGGTTCACCACCACCTTCGCGGGATAGTCGCGCTCGATGGGAGGTGGCACATTGGGAGCATGCGTCAAAACGGCGTTTTCGACAGGAAGTTCGTCTTGGGCCATCACGAGACTAGCGAGAGAGCAAACTCCCGCCGCGACGGCTTTGTTTATGATATGCGATAGTTTCATATGAGGATGGGGTTGGCCGCTATTCCGGCGAGTAACAAAGAATACGACGAAATCTCCGCTCGAGCCTTGATCTAGATCAAAAACCGGAGGGCAAGAGGCTCGCGTCCCTCCCTGAAATGCGATTAATTGCACCCATAATACAGAACGTAAGCGTTTCTTATCGCACGCGTTCGCCTCACAGTTCTCTCCTGTCACGAAGGAACACTTCCTACCTCATGCCCCATGATTAAGTTCGGAAAATTTTCCCAGTACGCCGTCGCCTGCCTCACCTGCCTTGCAGAAGTTTACCACCAAAGGAATTCCAAGCTCAGCTCGTCTGAGATTTCGCGCAGGATTCAGCTTCCCCAGCCAACGGTATCCAAAACCATGAACGCCCTCGTCATAGCCGGATTCGCCCAAAGCGCCCACGGACCTCACGGAGGATTCTCCCTCGCCCGCCATCCAAGCGACATT
Coding sequences within:
- a CDS encoding RrF2 family transcriptional regulator — translated: MIKFGKFSQYAVACLTCLAEVYHQRNSKLSSSEISRRIQLPQPTVSKTMNALVIAGFAQSAHGPHGGFSLARHPSDICLIEIVRIFEKCDGLPCCYKSQKHSHTCLHPLHNSLSAISESLESLFKEKTLEALIESKTAALKSERASL